The genomic window ACTGTAAACACTGTGCTCTGCAAACACAACCAGTGTTCTGCATATGCATGCGACCTGTGTCCTGCAAACTTGCAAAACATGTGACCTGTGGTCTGCATACTTGTTTTGTGCAAGTGGTGCTCTGCAGACATGCGACCGGTGCTCTCATACATGCGGTCTGTTTTCCACTAAAACGCAACTGATGCTCTCATACATGCAACCTGTTCTTAGCTAAAATGCGACCTGTGCCCTGCTAAAATGCGACAGGTGCTTTCATACATGCGATGGGTGTTTTGATAACATGCGACCTGTGCTCTGCTAGCCTGCGATGGGTGCTTTGCTAACAAGCCACAGTTGCTGTCATACATGCAACCTGTGCTTTGCTGACATGCAACGGGTGCTTTCATACATGCAACCTGTGCTCTGCTAACATGCGATGGGTGTTTTGATTACATGCGACCTGTGCTCTGCTAACCTGCGATGGGTGTTTTGCTAACATGTGACCTGTGCTTTGCTAACATGCCACAGTTGCTGTTACACATGCAACCTGTGCTCTGCTAACATGCGACAGGTGCTTTCATACATGCGAACTGTGCTCTGCTAATATCCGATGGGTGCTTTGCTAACATGCAACCTGTGCTTTGCTAACATGCAACGGGTGCTTTCATGCATGCAGCCTGTGCTCTGCAATTATGCAACGGGTCATTTCATACATGCAACCTGTGCTATGCTAACATGCGACATGTGCTTTCATACATGCAACCTGTGCTCTGCTAAAATGTAACTGGTGCTCTGCTAACATGCGACCTGTGCTCTGCAAACATGTAACTGGTGCTCTGCGAACATGCGACCTGTGCTCTGTTAACATGCCACAGTTGCTGTCATACATGCAACCTGTGCTCTACTAGCATGCGACAGGTGCTCTTATACATGTGACTGGGGGTCTGCTAACATACGACCTGTGCTCTGCAAACATGTAACTGGTGCTCTGCGAACATGCGACAGGTGCTTTCATACATGCAATGGGTGTTTTGATAACATGCGACCTGTGCTCTGCTAGCATGCGATAGGTGCTTTGCTAACATGCCACAGTTGCTGTCATACATGCACCTGTGCTTTGCTAACATGCAACGGGTGCTTTCATACATGCAACCTGTGCTCTGCTAACATGCGATGGGTGTTTTGATTACAtgtagacatatgcccggttaaccgaaaatatatatcacgtgatttatgcacaacttgtgagtgaagtacggtaaaatgctgctgcatccgaaagccagagggcgctctcgtgtagaaactccaaatactcactgcagaagaagaccataacacacgtaatagtaggaaatgcctaaggacatgtttttatcaccgatcctcaagcctcctcaggtattttcatgataataaagtatatttataatgatcatgtttgacgggtgttgctttttcaaatgcacgttataagtagggttgggaatcgaaaatcaattccaatttgtaatcggaatcgaaaggaataggaatcggatacttgagattaaaatttgaattcctcttatcaattcctgtgtgcatattttcagaaaagtacatgcgttgcatgatctgctgatatctcaataaaagcccttatgaaaattatcgatattttttactatagtaagcatagtttagctatagaatttgcattaaagcacaggaatcacaaattaaccatagttgcattatagtaactgcagtttaaccatgatgtagttcaactatgataatacaaatagtaaaaaatcagaaaaggtgtgtttctatgtgtacatatacacaaaacggtgctcataaatatttaaatatattttgcaaacatgtcaacatggattaaagttctccatCGCTACAACAGATTACcgttaattgcagcgagtctacgacggatttccgtcaattgcagtcgttacatttccgtgaaatgcttgcagtatttgaccaatcactacgcactggtgaactggccaatcatagcacacctcgcttttcagagcgatgagctttgtaaaaaatcagcgcgtttcagagaggcgggccaaagaggagatacaaacatgcacggtatgtggtgtatacacattgcgttacatctaaaccAAACAATACTATTACTTTTAGccatgcaatatgactcctttaaaacagtttattggcttgtgcaaaataaattatattatatatatataaattattagtgaaaatatgtcattttcctttgtgcagtcatttatcctaaatatatacttgaaactttagcattaaaaacatacacattgtggcttaatttcctttgttgttgtctgttcttgtgataaaatttgtgaattctACAGAAGACCATTGTCGGGaacatgaaacaattgggtgagtgtgagggatttatataaatagttattttaatatatttaacattttgtttggaaaaaatgaaaacaaatatgagaagtgcccttttttccacttgagcccatgcccctcaaaatgtctgtgcacgtccctGCTGTAGCTAGTGAAACACTGAAAtgggtgtcaggtgtagccaagcttcaggaatatggtttcacagccaaaaggcagaaaaagtgaaaagcactctggagacaaatacaaacaacatttttggtctttagtggtccttttattttgttctttttttctgttaattattaagagtttcagaaaacattgtttggtcttataagataaattaaaaaatgcattgaaaagttatagatggttgattatttgtctaggtaagtatcattttttcatagattaaacatagcttttaaaatacgcaaactggcaatactatgtaaagtggttcaaaacatctccctttaaaacgctactggttaaaggaatatgacttggcctgaaaaaaaatcagtgagaagaatttttttcactttaatccatgagtcaataagcaggctaaatgaccatacaggtggatgtctaaatgttttacttcaactgtggaatcgataagaatcgaaatcgataagcagaatcggaatcgataaaattgaaacgattcccaaccctagttataagcgactcaaactcgcactgcttttagatcgagcagcatttctactgatcccagagccgtgcttcacggacaagctacacatcaataaaataaacgataccttgcattatcgcagccagctcggtttcagcaggatttggtggtaaccgcggttaaccgggcacatgtctaattACAGGTGCTGTTATACATGTGACTGGGGGTCTGCAAACATGCCACCTGTGCTCTGTTAACATGCCACAGTTGCTGTCATACATGGAATATATTCTCAGCTAAAATGTGACCGATGCTCTGTGAACATGTGACCCGTGCTCTGCTAACATAAGAGCTTTACAAACGTAGTCGGAAAACCTACAAATAGGCTTCCTTTCAAAAATGTGCACTCATAAACAGCAACCTATGAGtctttgtttctacagtatagaCGGTTTTTTTACACATACACATTGCCATGGTTACACGGCTgccccaaagttaacttccagtcagtgtcgctttATCGGTCTGGTCAGTGGTTAGTAATATTGCGCTGACTACAAAAGCAGTTAAAGTGAGAGTAGACTGAAGCTGAGCTCAGGTTGTTGTGCTTGTCtcaacaatttgttgaatggctCTGGTAGTGTAACTTGgtcacatttaagtttagcccaataacatttattttcttctcCTGGTAACctaaaataatactggctagacacgtttgtttatgttgttgttgccATTGAAACTTGCTATACTAATTTAATTTCTGTTGTGTCCATGAGTACCccccaccctctctctctctcgctctaatTATGCCCTCTGATTACATGGATCTGTGTGACCTTTGAAACACCCTAACAAGCGTTGCCCTCCATTCTCCTCTGTGGGTGAATTAGAAGTAATGAGTGCTGATTGCTGATCGAAATGATCTCACTCTCTTCTTTCATCTCTTTTTCTCATTGACCTGCTCGGCATCCGTCCGTCCTGCAGAGTGAATACATCGCACCCTGCGACTGCCGTCGTGAGTTCATCTGCGGATTCAACGGCTCAGCAGGTGTGTATGGATTTTCCTTCAGAGCCGAGGTAGCTTCCATATATCCATAAACGGGATATCACCgttaaataattaatatatgAGAGTTGCATCAATTTAATAGCCCTATAAACTGAGTCACAGTGGATTTTTGCCTGCTGTATTGTTGCACTCATGAATGAACAGTCACATTTGCCATTTATTAAAAACCAAGGTTGCTTGTATAAATAAGTATAGATTACAAACTGATGGAAGGCTTGAGCGCTTTCAGCATTGTAACTATGAGGGAATCCAGATCATCTCACCGAATGTCATTCTCTTAAAAAATGGGGAAATAGAGTATCTCGTGACTATAAGAGATCACTACACACGTGATTGACAGCTCAGCACGCCTTTCAAAAATTCCTTTTAAGATATTCTGTTAGGATGTGTGTTATATTGAAcgattgtgtgtatgtgtgtttattattGTAGGTACAGCTATTGTCACAGAACAGCATGCTGCTTTGTGGACAGATGGGCGATATTTCCTGCAGGCCAGCCAGCAGATGGACAATAACTGGACTCTGATGAAAATGGGTACAGTTCATGTTGACATCATTTTATGATGTGTGGTTGCTTGGTCATCACATTTGTTATCGCATTGCTTTATTACATACAAGTCAGTGTATTGCAAGAAGCCCTTTGGCCAAGGTGCTGCTTTTATAGAGCATTCTGTATCTTTTTTTTTGAGACACTTCATGGTGATTATTAGTCACAGTAATTTATCTTGTGTTGTCTGTATTTAGGATTGAAGGAAACACCAACACAGGAGGACTGGCTCATCAGCGTTCTGCCGGAAAACTCCAAAGTTGGAGTTGATCCCTGGATCATTGCTGCTGGTCAGGAATTAaatataatgataataataaatataataaaaaatgtattcattatatatataatgattattattattattattaataataatgtatagttaaccattattatttataattattatacataaaagtattataaaataaaattaatacaatattattaactaataaaaacaattaaaaataaatagtagaatgaaataaaactatgtattataatataaaatgcattatGTAAAGATTGGTTGCATTATGTACTATATggtataatattattattcatacTCATCTACATAAATACGTTTtctgtgtgttcctgtagctcgcAGGTCGTTTTGAATCAAAATGGTCAATAATGTTGATTTTTGACTGTCAAACACGTGAGATGCatgtttctgtttgttgtaGACCAGTGGAAGAACATGGCCAAGGCTCTGAGCGGCGCCGGTCACTCGTTGGTTGCCGTGCAGGACAACCTGATCGATGCCATCTGGGAGGACCGGCCACCCAGACCCAGCACCAAACTCATCGCCCTCGGCCTCAAATACACAGGTGAGCACATCTGACAAAAACAAGCAGAATGACAGCCGTTGGCAAGTTGGGATGAAAAGAAACTATTGATATGATCAAAGCGATAGTTCTTTATATCTGTAAGCATCTGCCCTAAATGACGTTGAAAAGAATAAATTAAGCAAACAAATAACTGGATAAATGGGGTACACTGTATTTTGCATTTATCGAAAAAGCTTAGCGTGTATTAACTTATATGTTAATTTGTTAATGTAAATATGTTGCccattgtttgtctttttagGTCTCTCCTGGCAAGATAAAATTTTGTCTTTGAGAGGGAAAATGGCAGAAAGGAAGATTTCCTGGTTTGTGGTCACAGCCCTGGATGAGATTGCGTGTATGTGACGGTAGCacatgattgtgtgtgtgtgtgcgcgtgtgcgcgccGACCCTTGTTTCCCCTCCACTGTCCTATTGACCCCAGTTAAAGAGCTCTTGTATCAGATTAGCTTGTGTGTTGATGATAATAATTATTGATGTAATTGGATAAGGGAGAAGTCGTGTGTGTCTGTACTCTGTTTGCCATATCTAGCAGTGACACATTTCTAAAAAAGTTTTCCCAAATATAGTAAAACTCCTCGAAACTGACTTGTGAGGTCCTTACACGTgacataaataaacagaaagatATCTTCGTGTAAAGGTGTAAACAATAGTAAATTTCTCTCACTCTTTTCACAGGGCTTTTTAACCTGCGTGGGTCAGATATCGAGTACAACCCCGTATTCTTTGCTTACGCTGTCATCGGCATGAGCAgcataaagtaaacaatatttcTGACTCTAGTTTGAAAATTCTCACTGTGTTTAAAGACTGTCTGAGCGCATGTCTGTTTTTGACCTGTGTACATAGACTGTTCGTGGACAGCAAGCGTTTACTGGAGCCTGCGGTCCGAGCGCATTTGGAACTGGACAGCCAGAGCAAACCGGAGCTGACCGTTCAGTGTTTTCCGTATGAGTCCGTCTACACAGAACTGCAGGCGGTTTGTGCCGCGCTGACGCCCAAAGAGAAGATCTGGATATGTGACAAGGCCAGTTGTGCCCTTACACAGGTCATACCAAAGGTGAGTctatcaacattcttcatctTAAATAATGATTTCTCAGTCTGCGGATGTCATCGAGGCCATTTGGGTGGGGCTTAATAACATTAACCAATAACATAATAGTCTGCTTAACACAACCCAGTGAAATCctgatgaataaaatgaagTCCAGTCTTGGTGTTATTTTGTATTGGATATTTAGTTTCTCTTGTGTTAGATTACAAAAGTCTGTGTATTGATTTGCTCGGCTCAATACCTTATACTTTTCAAATAAGTATTATTCGTAGGTATTAAATAGTATTAATTGTATATGATCAATGTCCAGGTTCACAGGTCTGCGATCCCGTACACACCTTTTTGTCTGGCAAAAGCCGTCAAGAACCCCACAGAGATCCAGGGCATGAAGATGGCGCATGTGAGTCCACGCCGACCCCCACACGTCATTTCAGAATTATTGCCCAAATGATCTGCTTTTCCAATTTACCGCAATGTTTTTCTCACAGATCAAAGATGCCGTGGCCCTGTGTGAACTATTCGCCTGGCTGGAGGAAGAGGTATGTATGTAGTAAACGGAGACGCGGATTGTGATTGAAACGTTTTCATTTCGGGAAGTTTGCTGAAGCTTCCGTagtttacatgtaaaatatcCTTTTCGAATGAACAATGAAGAAGATCAGAAGTACAGTCTTTCTGTGTTTGATAGATTCCAAAAGGTACAGTTACAGAGATATCGGTGGCAGATAAAGCAGAAGAATTACGGAGGTAAGTGAAACTTCCTGCATTTTTGTACCACAAAACGAGTTCATTGTTCCCCACACAATGacttaattatgtttttaaagtgttacATAACCATCATCATGTTGTGGGATCTTAGTGCCATAGTTGTTGTTGTGTTAGTTTGTAGTACCACCAGCAGGTGATCTGTGGAACTGCAGCCATCgttcaataaaacatttcattgattTTTCCCCCCATCTAGTCAACAGAAAGAATTTGTCGGATTAAGTTTTCCAACCATTTCCAGTGTAGGACCAAATGGGGCCATCATACACTACAGGTATAATGCAACAGTAATTGAAATACGTAATTAAACCGGATGAAAGATTCTTTTCATCTAACCAGGCAACTCTCTGTGTTGTATCTGACAGGCCTCTCCCAGAAACCAACAGGACTCTTTCTCTTAATGAGCTGTACCTTATCGACTCTGGAGCGCAGTACCTGTACGCACACAAATACTGCAATCTAAACACTTCTGAAACGTTTTTATCA from Triplophysa rosa linkage group LG25, Trosa_1v2, whole genome shotgun sequence includes these protein-coding regions:
- the xpnpep1 gene encoding xaa-Pro aminopeptidase 1 isoform X2, which codes for MATDAAMSPKITVELLRQLRQAMRNGKYITEPIQAYIVPSGDAHQSEYIAPCDCRREFICGFNGSAGTAIVTEQHAALWTDGRYFLQASQQMDNNWTLMKMGLKETPTQEDWLISVLPENSKVGVDPWIIAADQWKNMAKALSGAGHSLVAVQDNLIDAIWEDRPPRPSTKLIALGLKYTGLSWQDKILSLRGKMAERKISWFVVTALDEIAWLFNLRGSDIEYNPVFFAYAVIGMSSIKLFVDSKRLLEPAVRAHLELDSQSKPELTVQCFPYESVYTELQAVCAALTPKEKIWICDKASCALTQVIPKVHRSAIPYTPFCLAKAVKNPTEIQGMKMAHIKDAVALCELFAWLEEEIPKGTVTEISVADKAEELRSQQKEFVGLSFPTISSVGPNGAIIHYRPLPETNRTLSLNELYLIDSGAQYLDGTTDVTRTVHFGNPSDYEKECFTYVLKGHIAVSAAVFPNGTKGHLLDSFARAALWESGLDYLHGTGHGVGCFLNVHEGPCGISYKTFADEPLEAGMIVSDEPGYYEDGSFGIRLENVVLVIPIKTKYNYRNRGSLTFEPLTLVPIQLKLINTDLLTQKERDWVNDYHRKCRETVGAELQRQGRKEALDWLMRETQPFV
- the xpnpep1 gene encoding xaa-Pro aminopeptidase 1 isoform X3; the encoded protein is MSPKITVELLRQLRQAMRNGKYITEPIQAYIVPSGDAHQSEYIAPCDCRREFICGFNGSAGTAIVTEQHAALWTDGRYFLQASQQMDNNWTLMKMGLKETPTQEDWLISVLPENSKVGVDPWIIAADQWKNMAKALSGAGHSLVAVQDNLIDAIWEDRPPRPSTKLIALGLKYTGLSWQDKILSLRGKMAERKISWFVVTALDEIAWLFNLRGSDIEYNPVFFAYAVIGMSSIKLFVDSKRLLEPAVRAHLELDSQSKPELTVQCFPYESVYTELQAVCAALTPKEKIWICDKASCALTQVIPKVHRSAIPYTPFCLAKAVKNPTEIQGMKMAHIKDAVALCELFAWLEEEIPKGTVTEISVADKAEELRSQQKEFVGLSFPTISSVGPNGAIIHYRPLPETNRTLSLNELYLIDSGAQYLDGTTDVTRTVHFGNPSDYEKECFTYVLKGHIAVSAAVFPNGTKGHLLDSFARAALWESGLDYLHGTGHGVGCFLNVHEGPCGISYKTFADEPLEAGMIVSDEPGYYEDGSFGIRLENVVLVIPIKTKYNYRNRGSLTFEPLTLVPIQLKLINTDLLTQKERDWVNDYHRKCRETVGAELQRQGRKEALDWLMRETQPFV
- the xpnpep1 gene encoding xaa-Pro aminopeptidase 1 isoform X1 codes for the protein MCANYYCNVLLYTELSLSVSTDAAMSPKITVELLRQLRQAMRNGKYITEPIQAYIVPSGDAHQSEYIAPCDCRREFICGFNGSAGTAIVTEQHAALWTDGRYFLQASQQMDNNWTLMKMGLKETPTQEDWLISVLPENSKVGVDPWIIAADQWKNMAKALSGAGHSLVAVQDNLIDAIWEDRPPRPSTKLIALGLKYTGLSWQDKILSLRGKMAERKISWFVVTALDEIAWLFNLRGSDIEYNPVFFAYAVIGMSSIKLFVDSKRLLEPAVRAHLELDSQSKPELTVQCFPYESVYTELQAVCAALTPKEKIWICDKASCALTQVIPKVHRSAIPYTPFCLAKAVKNPTEIQGMKMAHIKDAVALCELFAWLEEEIPKGTVTEISVADKAEELRSQQKEFVGLSFPTISSVGPNGAIIHYRPLPETNRTLSLNELYLIDSGAQYLDGTTDVTRTVHFGNPSDYEKECFTYVLKGHIAVSAAVFPNGTKGHLLDSFARAALWESGLDYLHGTGHGVGCFLNVHEGPCGISYKTFADEPLEAGMIVSDEPGYYEDGSFGIRLENVVLVIPIKTKYNYRNRGSLTFEPLTLVPIQLKLINTDLLTQKERDWVNDYHRKCRETVGAELQRQGRKEALDWLMRETQPFV